The DNA sequence AAATGCTTTCTGGCCAACAATAATGTAAATAGCAGGTGGGAACACATAGGTGCCGCTTAGTTGTCTGAAGTCACCTGAAATTTCCTCAAGAGGCAACTCCCGACTTCGGAAAGCCAGACTGACTTGCATGTTTCACACCAGCAATGTACATTTTTGtcggtgggaaagcatttgagAGATTTGTTTAAGAGACATGAGCAAGTACCTGCTGCGATTTCTATGGCCTTCTGCATCATTTCCTCCTAAACACTCATTGCAATGAAATGCTCAGGTGTTAATTTATTAAGCAATTTAAATGGATTTTGCCTTGGCACAGGCATTATGCTTTAAATAAATAGGTGTATATAATTTGGAGGACATGCAAACCAACAGTAGACAGAATGCACCATGTGGTGCCATATGCCTTTAAGTGTGCCACCTGTTTTGCCAGAATAATGCCTTCTTGTACATGTGCAGTGAGTCTGCAAAGAACTTATCTAACAAAATGCCTAGGTACCAATATACAgcagaaaaatgtacattcaaacATCTGACAAAACTGGAGCATTGTGTGAAACAGCAGCACTGGATTCCACAGCTATACCGATTAAGAAATTCTGGAAATATATTAAGATGGGTCagcttttccagcttgaatgactacccccatggctacacagctatGGTAGTCTCTATGAaacaaacatgccagttttaccagtgcacaatAGTACATTCAAGTTTAATTACTTTGATAGACTTTGTTTtaggtgttacagttcctttaatacAATGGAAAAATATATGCGACACTTGCTTTTCACCACCCACTTATTACAGGGTTCTCTCTGCCCCTGCAGGCTATTTCTTTTGTACCATCTATTTAGTGAAGTATAGGTTAGAGAGCACCCTTGCCAGGGCTGTGTGGCACCCACATTTTATAATCGTATGCAGATCTTGCACCTAGGGCAGAGTTCAAGGAACAAAcagttttgtgactttttgtgatTCATAAGGATTAACAGTGCCCAACTATTAtcatgaataaagtacccctgtcaCCAGATTACATCACCAAGAacctataaggatataatttaaaggatatgtaTGGCTATAGTGTATTACTTTACTGTATTGAAATTACTTTATAAGCAGCTATTTTTATAGTTGGCATTTATGGTaaatggtaaagcattttgcagaatacatggtgttctagcttgcattattgtggctaatgtattggcaataaactgccttagtAGCTTTCCACCTCTTTTAAAAAGACACTGACACgtgcctataaaaaaaaaaaaaaaaaaaaatcataggaacgtgtcagtatcaagtagttgctgcactcTGAATAGCCACACCCAGCCCCGCTAACCTGTGTTGACCCAACCCTCAGAGACTGCTGAATGATCTTCTGTGCcgtttcagtgacactgggctggggggcaCACgattcttccataggctaattacaaatgaaaacaggacttcagcctatggaaggatcgctccgcccccagcccagcttcaCAGAAGGCAGAAGATCAGTTAGAGGTGTCCGCTAacggggcggctttgagggggaACTATTTTGGGTGCACTAACTACTTGATACGGACCCAttcttatgatttttataggaacatatCCATATCGCTTTAAGCCCAAGAAGAAAAATGGTAGATTGgtcattattaaaacaatagacataTGTGGTGCACACCACCATGTTTCACCTGCCATGTTTATCTTATGCTCTGAACCCCACATAACGCCTGTCCCCTATTGCAGTCAACAAGAACCTGGCGATTACACCAAACTGggcaattttaatttattttttgatggTAACTGTGCTTGATGTGTATCTATCCAGAGTAGACTTTTCCATGTAACTCATTGAAAGAAAGGGGGGCTTAATGGCAAATTACATGTACTGAGCTTGGATAACAACACAGCCAGACAAACAGATACCTGTGCCACTAACACTAGTGGTGCATTTAGTGTTTGGTCACTAGCAATGGGGTACTTCCCCACATCCACAGAAAACGAGACAAGTAGCTCTGAATCCATAACTTGCTGGAAAGGTTTCCATTTCCCTTAACAATTACCCCAAACTCAACAACACAACATTTAGACAAATcaatttctttattataaaactatatattcACATATGGAATATTACCACTTAAACAGCAatgcaacacattttttaaaatgaaatctttttttcataTCCTTGCTTGTATTTTCAGTGCTATAAAGCAACAGTAAAGGCAGTCATTCACACAAacccacaactcccagcatcctatcAAAGGAAGACTGAACATGCCAGCTGCTAAAGTCCATTCGAAAACTATACAGCCACAGGCTGGACACCCTGGTTTAGAGAATATAGCCCTGTGTGTTTGGCAACCACTGAAGTCACATATGAACTCCTGGCTACTAGTCATTCCCCAGGGACATTGCTGTATTCAGGTTGCACTCCCTGCTCCAGAGAGACTTATGCTGGGGCCAATGTGCAGAGGACACAAGCTGTCCCAAGACAGTTCCCCCAACAGAAGCAATTTATGAAATCCCCAGGTGTTGGAATTAATTAAGACAGCAGGAAAATGCAGTTTGCACAGCTGATGTTTAACCGTGTGACTGCCAGAGATGTTTGCAGTATATATCTGCATCACTGTTTTAAAGAGTAAAGACACTACATTACATTCTAAAGTGGAAGGGGGAGGGCATTTGTGATGTTCTACATTTCACAGTGTTGGCTTAATTCAAACTTATTTATGTATTTCTAccataaagatttatttttttgcacaaggGAACAGACGGCTACAAACCAGACTGGTGGACACAGTGGGTTCAATAGTTAAATTACTGGGCACAACATCTATTTTGCGGACTGTACTTCTACTATAACATGTAGGGACATTAATCCGATCTACCGATCAGAGAATGACACTATGGACGAAGgagttttaatataaattaatggaCATTGAGATACTGTACTAGATTAGCAAGAGTGTGCATTTGTTACCCGAGAAAAATATAAGCCTTATACGTGGAACAAGCAGTCTCCAGGTTGCTGTGGAACTGTGATTCTCTGCATCACTTATCTGTTGCCTTCTGGGTGTTTCCTTCTGCAATGGCCAAAGGCTGCTGATCCCTGCGTATAGCCTTGAATAATAAAGCTTTGCTCCCTCTAAATGACAAATACCACAATCCACTACTACCACCTATGACTGCACTTGAACTTACAAGTAACTAAGGGAACAAGAGGGGGATAAGAAAACAGAAGTACAGAACTATACGCAATGACTGCTTTGTGATCTTATTTCCTACATGGATCAACATAACACATTGTGCAGGAGAgaagagcacacacacacacacacataaaacaacacatacatataaaacacTGAAAAAGGCCCATTCACACTTCTGATTGGAGTGTAATTCTGCCATATGCTTTGTACGGTCTTGTAGATTAGCTGGGTAATACAATAACGGAACATAGGATAGTGCACTTGGTATGAATTGCCCCATGGAAATTGAATTAACCCCATCCAAACCAGTAGACTAAATGGAGCCCAACATTAAAAGAAAGCAGACAATGAAAAGTGCAAAACGTATATATATGTTACAGAGTGCCACAAGTCACACACAAAAACCCTCTATGGCTAAAGCAATGTAAAGTTTGGCCGTGCAAAAGCAAAGCTCTCCCCGCTGACATTATTGTCATTGTCTAAATCACAGACCAAATGTCTCAGGCACAGGAAAAAGCGACCAATGACATCTCATCTTTAAAGTTTTCAATTGATAAGAAGGAAGATAGTGCCGGGCAAATTGCAAGGCCCAGGCATGTAAGAGATCCTGGCCACTATTTCAGATCATCTGGGCAAGCGGATAGGACAAGGAGTGATGCTCCCTCACTAGTGCACGACTGAGCTGGGATTCAGTGGAGTGGAAGCCTGTGATGCTGCCCTGGGCATGTGTCCCCCCAGCACATTAATGATGAGATCGCTGGTCTGGCTTTATATGTCCTGTGGCACAGTGCTGATTGGCTCCCTGTTCTGGGCGCTATAGACCAGTGCCGAGAGGAGGGGGTGCATTAGATTCAGGGCTGCAGGACGGAGGTCCCCCCGTGCACATGGCACATTCCTGCTCCAGTCTCTCCAGCAGTTGCTCGGCATTGGGTCTCTCCTGAGGTCGCGCAGCCCAGCAGCTCTGCACAATGGTCCTGGCAGCTCTGCCTTCCTCCGTGTGACTGAACAACGGGCCTATCTCCGGCCGTAGATCATAGGCCACTACCGCATAGAGAACGCACTGTCGGTCCCCGGTGTAGGGCAGCTCCCGGCTCACCATCTGCCACAGGGTGATAGCGAACGAGTAGATGTCGGCTTTGGCAGTGACGGGCTCTCCCTTGAGCAGCTCCGGGGCTCGGTGAGTGTAGGTTCCCCCCACGTGGCGGAGTTGGGTGCAACACGGTTCCCCTCCAGCGGCCTCATCCCCCTCGCGCAGCCTCTGAGAGCAGCCGAAGTCGCCGATCTTACACAGGTCCCCCGGGGCGAGCAGCACATTGGCCGGCTTCAGATCCAGGTGCACCACCCCGTCCCGGTGCAGGAAGCGCAGTCCGTCGGCGACGTGTCGGGCATAGCGCATGCAGATATCGGCTCCGAGCGGCGGGGAGCGCCCGTATATGCGCTGGTGGAGGGTTCCGGTGCCGGTGTATTCCATGATGATGGTGCCGGGGCAGCCCGGGTCCCCGGGGCAGGAGGCGCTGGCGGCCACTACTCGCACCACATGCGGATGCCGGAGTCGGGCTGCGTTCAGTTCGGCCCAGAAGCTCTGCCGGGAAGCCAAACTGTTCTTGGTGGAGCGTTTTACCTTCTTCAGCGCCACCGTCTCCCCTCTGTACGTGGCCCGGTAGACTGAGCCGAAGCCTCCGGAACCCAATGGCTCCAACAGCAGCACCTGCTCCCAGTCAATGCTGCACCAGGCCAAGCGGGGAGGGAGGAGGCGGCGGCGGCCGCTACAGGCGGGGAGACCGCCCGGTAACTTGCGATGACTCAGCTCCAGCGGACTGCTGCACGGCCTCAGGTCTATGGACGGGGACAGGTCCCGCGGCAGGAAACGCTCCACGGGGATTGGGGAAGGCATTGCTGTGTGACTCGCTGAAACGGATGCGCCGGTAAAATGCGACGCTACTGGGGGAGGGACCGACGCGCTCACATGTATAAATAGCCGGCGCTGCGCCTTCCCCTCAATCTCACTGCAGCGTCAATCACAAGTGCACCTGCTCAATCCCATTAACTCACTCCTACCGGCTCATCTGATTTCCACTGCCTTTATACTTAGTCACCTTCATATTAACCTGCTGCACAGTCACAGTCTGGCACATTTACCTACGATTTCCACCTCACCCTTTAATAACCGAATACACGTGTAATGCACAGGTGCTGGCTAATTACTAATTCATTTACATTCTGCTGCGCACTCAACTCATTTatacaaacctcccaacattttggaaataaaaagaaagacaaaaaaacttgccgaaattttttttgaccacgcccgttttgtggccacaccccctaattaccatgttcattttacaaaatgtggcaggttatgaacgtttgaacatatttctgtggtttttttaagttttgctaatgaaggtgatttgccctttaagctgtgagtctaacttttcccaagggacctgttcaTTATATTGTAACAAATACTTATTATTTacttgtctcaaaattgttacaaagtatcttatttgcagctGAGGCtcttctgggctctttgccaaaagccaattaagttagaaactgagtttctttttctggctgttcagtgcagagaaaaacaggactttccagtacaaacgctggactgcgggttgagctgtcaaaagagggactgtccctctgaaaacaggacagttgggaggtatgcttatgtGCAAGCCATGCatctgaatgaattactaattaaccatgcaggctgtggattacatatgtgttcagttttaaagggcaactctACATTTATCCTATTGGTCTCCCTGCCACTTCCCCAGGGAGACTTGTGCCAAAAAGTTTTGGTGCCCCTAACAAGGTCTGTGCTCCACCCCTCAACACTGTGCCACATGCCCCTATTCCAACAGACAGCAAttccatatttacatattttatgtgTCCAGGAGTCACAGCCAGACTGCAGGAAGACCCcatatccagaaggctctggctcccaagcattacagataagggcagagacacacactcagattcagggagattagtctcccggcgacaaatctcttcttcagggcgactaatctccccaaactgccttcccaacggctagaatgtaaatcactggtggtatggcacttggagcgttttgttttccaaagccgcctaaagtttcctcgtgaggaaacttcggaaaatgaagcactccaagtgccgtatcactggtgatttacattttagccggtgggaaggggagattagtcgcccgaagaagaagcgatttgtcattgggcgactaatctccctgaatctgagcgtgtgtctctgcccttacattaaaataatgaaacataaaGCTGGGGAATgtacattaaagggtttgttcatttATGTAACTGAATATACTGAGACAATGTGTGATTACTTatcgtttttttattatttgtggcttttgagttatttggctttctattcagcagctcttcaatgtgcagtttcagccatctggtaacttgggtccaaattaccctagcaaccatgcattgatttgaataagagactggaatatgtataggacaGGACCTGAATAAAacgacgagtaataaaaagacaACAACAATAAATGCGTAGCATTAcagagaatttctttttttttaaatggggtcagtgacccccatttcaaagctgaaaagagtcagaagaaaaaggcaaataattcaagtgtaaaaataatagtgaataaccaattaaaaagatgcttagaattatccatactataacatacttaaaagttaacttaaaagttaacttaaaagttaacttaaaggttaatgtACAGCTCAGACTTCTCACTAGccactgaactacagctctcagtaTCCTTATCTTGAACTCATGAATCTGCAGCTTTCTCAATACTGGCCACATCTCTTCATTTGCTCCTGTTTTTGCCCAGATTATTGTCGCAATTGAAAGGTTTCCAGGTGTGGCCACTCCTATGGTTTCTGTCTGTTCAGGCCACGGGAGATTCTCTCTACGTCCTAATAAAACTCCAGTCGCACTAATATACCCGCATTTACTGTATCCTCCTGTATATTATTGATCTCTGTTGACCGACACTAATGTCTAACCACAGTCAGATTTCCTTGGTTCATTCCCAATTCCCACACTCTTCTTTCCccattagggtagaactacacaggagattttgatcagattttgtgggtcagattttatctgatcatgCCGTGCAACACTACACAACAGGACGCTACAAAATCTGATGCAAGACAACATCAGACTTGTAGGATGTGTTTTGTCAATCCGACACCATCTTACTTGCTTGTGGAGTTCAGCTCTAATGTTCTCTGAGATAAGTTTCTGCTTTTATAAAGATTGGGTGCACCTGTGTGGCCTGGCAGGCTTCTAGCCCATTCACTGCTCCACTGCATTATGGACATTACTCATTCTGTCTCGTTTCATATTGTGCTGGTTCATTTTATCATGTGTCTCCTGATTGTTACAATATTACTGTAATGTGCTGCATGTTGGTGCTATACAAATAGACAATGATGGTATATCTTAACTAATTCTTATTACATTTCCTTGCTTTCTCAATGAATGTACTATACCCCTCTAGGCACTACCCTGATCTGCTCCCTCGCTTCCAGGTGATTTAGTAAAAGAACGCAGCACAACTGCACTAGCCATACATATTAGATATGATCCTTTAAGAGATAAATGC is a window from the Xenopus laevis strain J_2021 chromosome 6L, Xenopus_laevis_v10.1, whole genome shotgun sequence genome containing:
- the mos.L gene encoding serine/threonine-protein kinase mos (The RefSeq protein has 2 substitutions compared to this genomic sequence) — translated: MPSPIPVERFLPRDLSPSIDLRPCSSPLELSHRKLPGGLPACSGRRRLLPPRLAWCSIDWEQVLLLEPLGSGGFGSVYRATYRGETVALKKVKRSTKNSLASRQSFWAELNAARLRHPHVVRVVAASASCPGDPGCPGTIIMEYTGTGTLHQRIYGRSPPLGAEICMRYARHVADGLRFLHRDGVVHLDLKPANVLLAPGDLCKIGDFGCSQRLREGDEAAGGEPCCTQLRHVGGTYTHRAPELLKGEPVTAKADIYSFAITLWQMVSRELPYTGDRQCVLYAVVAYDLRPEMGPLFSHTEEGRAARTIVQSCWAARPQERPNAEQLLERLEQECAMCTGGPPSCSPESNAPPPLGTGL